In Aquila chrysaetos chrysaetos chromosome 10, bAquChr1.4, whole genome shotgun sequence, the following proteins share a genomic window:
- the SNED1 gene encoding sushi, nidogen and EGF-like domain-containing protein 1 isoform X1, whose translation MRGLAGWAVLVALGEWLWAGGVVPLADFYPFGPTQGDAATRKQDDGGSELRPLSLPFPFFGAGHTGLYVNNNGIISFLKEVSQFTPVAFPISKDRRVVAAFWADVDNRRAGDVYYRESTEQPILERASRDIAQYFPEFPGFSAQWVFIATWYRVTFFGGSSFTPVNTFQIVLITDGKLSFTIFNYESITWTTGMHASSGGDFAGLGGIAAQAGFNAGDGKRYFNIPGSRTDDIADVEMTTNVGIPGRWVFRIDDAQVQVGGCSNTTSVCLTLRPCLNGGKCIEDCITGNPSYTCSCLAGFTGKRCHVDVDECLSHPCQNGASCLNGAGNFSCRCLPGFRGTNCETEESPCESRVCQNGGRCKAVNGTAACLCQPGYTGVDCQTEVNECESSPCLNGGHCVDMVDNYTCVCLEPFVGQRCETDSSSCEDRSCRNRQTCNYIRPGRYICTCSPGYYGNNCQYGGPRVPGACLSHPCQNAGSCLETEQGYICECREGYTGQDCRDKLSDGCECRNGGSCLEGNVTICQCPPGFFGLLCEFEVTTTPCNMNTQCPDGGYCMEYGGSYLCVCHTDYSTNHTMPSPCDSEPCLNGGSCEVHDDSYTCECPRGFLGKHCEKAKPRLCSMGPCRNGGTCREADGEYHCTCPYRFTGKHCEIGKPDPCASGPCQNGGTCFHYIGKYKCDCPPGYAGRHCEIVPSACFLSPCENGATCEDLGGGYACMCPMGYVGKHCQSEVDCGVPSEVKHAQASFNSTKVGSLAEYQCELGYTLSQHNHPRVCRLPGVWSDPPECDEIDECLSQPCLNGGRCKDRIAEFLCLCEPGYSGHHCESDVDECQSEPCKNGGTCWDLPGSFTCYCPEGFVGTQCETEVDACESAPCRNGGECESYRGSYLCVCPEGFFGYHCEIASDPCFSSPCGSRGYCLPSNGTHSCTCKVSYTGKSCEKELLPPTSLKVERVEDTGVLISWHPPEDAAARQLIDGYAVTYVSLDGSYRRTDFVDRSRSAHQLRALASGRAYNISVFSVKRNVNNKNDISRPVMLTTRTRPRTVEGFEITNVTASTITVQWALHRLKHSTVSRVRVSIRQPGDLADRTVELNSSVAKYTFLDLQPGERYIIHVTTLSGLGTEDHPSESLATAPFHVWTRPLPPQNLTASRVTTTSVSMAWEQPSTGAVEGYIINVTTAQSVKSRYVPNGKLVSYTVRDLLPGQWYRLSVTAVQNTEQGQVHSEPIHLYITTLQRDGAPERRWSQGGHPRVLRNRLPPAFLPELRLLADHDTAEEPSPAPRFTELVDGRGRISARFGTALGKSITVKTQPEAPVKLENAEVSSQGSLALQLREAKSKSEGQNCSTNPCRNGGTCARDAESYHCDCRLGFKGRLCELACKKVPHSCTRLYSETKSFPVWEGGTCHYLYRRVYKVHQDICYKESCEGTGSEKTTSRKPSNSHTLKKP comes from the exons GTGAACAACAATGGGATCATCTCATTCCTGAAGGAGGTGTCCCAGTTCACACCGGTGGCCTTCCCCATCTCCAAGGACCGGCGCGTGGTGGCTGCTTTCTGGGCTGATGTGGATAACCGGCGGGCGGGCGATGTGTATTACCGGGAGAGCACCGAGCAGCCCATCTTAGAGAGAGCAAGCAGGGACATCGCGCAGTATTTCCCCGAGTTCCCAGGGTTTTCCGCGCAGTGGGTCTTCATCGCCACCTGGTACCGAGTGACCTTCTTTGGGGGCAGTTCGTTTACACCG gtAAACACTTTCCAGATCGTTCTCATCACAGACGGCAAGCTCTCCTTCACCATCTTCAACTATGAGTCCATCACCTGGACCACGGGTATGCACGCCAGCAGTGGGGGGGACTTTGCTGGGCTCGGCGGCATCGCGGCGCAG GCAGGTTTTAACGCCGGTGATGGAAAGCGCTACTTCAACATCCCCGGATCCCGCACCGATGACATCGCTGACGTGGAGATGACGACAAATGTGGGTATCCCCGGGCGCTGGGTGTTCAGAATCGATGATGCCCAGGTGCAAGTGGGGGGCTGCAGCAATACAA CCTCTGTCTGCCTGACGCTGCGGCCCTGCCTGAATGGGGGGAAGTGTATCGAGGACTGCATCACGGGGAACCCCTCCTAcacctgctcctgcctggctggctTTACTGGGAAGAGGTGCCATGTTG ATGTGGACGAGTGTCTCTCCCACCCATGTCAGAACGGAGCCTCCTGCCTCAATGGTGCCGGCAACTTCAGCTGCAGGTGCCTGCCGGGCTTCAGAGGCACCAACTGCGAGACCG AAGAGTCGCCATGTGAGAGCAGGGTGTGCCAGAACGGCGGGAGGTGCAAGGCGGTGAACGGGACGGCAGCGTGCTTGTGCCAGCCGGGGTACACAGGGGTGGACTGCCAGACAG AGGTGAACGAGTGCGAGTCCAGCCCGTGCTTGAACGGTGGGCACTGTGTCGACATGGTTGATAACTACACCTGCGTGTGCCTGGAGCCCTTCGTGGGACAGCGCTGTGAGACAg ACTCATCTTCCTGCGAGGACCGGAGCTGCAGAAACCGGCAGACGTGCAACTACATCCGCCCTGGCCGCTACATCTGCACCTGCTCCCCGGGTTATTACGGCAACAACTGCCAGTACG GTGGGCCCCGTGTGCCCGGCGCCTGCCTCTCCCACCCATGCCAGAACGCGGGCAGCTGCCTGGAGACGGAGCAGGGCTACATCTGCGAATGCCGGGAGGGCTACACCGGGCAGGACTGTCGAGACA AACTCTCGGATGGCTGTGAGTGTCGCAATGGGGGCAGTTGTCTGGAGGGGAATGTCACCATCTGCCAATGCCCACCTGGGTTTTTTGGTCTCCTCTGTGAATTTG AAGTCACCACCACGCCGTGCAACATGAACACGCAGTGCCCGGATGGTGGGTACTGCATGGAGTATGGCGGGAGCTACCTCTGTGTCTGCCACACTGACTACAGCACCAACCACA CGATGCCATCCCCCTGTGACTCAGAGCCCTGCCTGAACGGGGGGTCCTGTGAGGTTCATGACGACTCGTATACCTGCGAGTGTCCTCGAGGCTTCCTTGGCAAGCACTGCGAGAAAG CCAAGCCACGGCTCTGCAGCATGGGGCCCTGTCGCAACGGGGGCACCTGCAGGGAGGCGGATGGCGAGTACCACTGCACCTGCCCCTACCGCTTCACCGGCAAGCACTGCGAGATCG GTAAGCCAGACCCCTGTGCCTCGGGGCCCTGCCAGAACGGGGGCACCTGCTTCCACTACATCGGCAAGTACAAGTGCGACTGTCCCCCAGGCTACGCTGGCCGGCACTGCGAGATTG TGCCCTCCGCGTGCTTCCTTAGCCCCTGTGAGAACGGCGCTACCTGCGAGGACCTTGGCGGGGGCTATGCTTGCATGTGCCCCATGGGCTATGTAGGGAAGCACTGCCAGTCTG AGGTCGACTGTGGCGTCCCCAGCGAGGTGAAGCATGCCCAGGCCTCTTTCAACTCCACCAAGGTGGGCTCGCTGGCTGAATACCAGTGTGAGCTGGGCTACACCCTCAGTCAGCACAACCACCCCCGTGTCTGCCGCTTGCCAGGCGTCTGGAGCGACCCCCCCGAATGCGATG AGATTGATGAGTGcctgtcccagccctgcctgaacGGTGGCCGGTGCAAGGACCGCATTGCCGAGTTCCTGTGCCTGTGTGAGCCAGGTTACAGCGGCCACCACTGCGAGTCGG ATGTTGATGAGTGCCAGTCAGAGCCCTGTAAGAATGGCGGGACCTGCTGGGACCTCCCTGGGTCCTTCACTTGCTACTGTCCCGAGGGCTTTGTGGGGACCCAGTGCGAGACAG aAGTGGACGCCTGCGAGTCAGCCCCTTGCCGAAATGGAGGAGAGTGCGAGAGCTACAGGGGCTCCTACCTCTGTGTGTGCCCAGAGGGTTTCTTCGGCTACCACTGCGAGATAG CCAGCGACCCGTGCTTCTCCAGTCCCTGCGGGAGCAGAGGCTACTGCCTGCCCAGCAATGGCACCCACAGCTGCACCTGCAAAGTCAGCTACACAGGCAAGAGCTGCGAAAAAG AATTGCTGCCACCAACCTCATTAAAGGTGGAAAGGGTGGAGGACACTGGTGTGTTGATTTCTTGGCACCCACCTGAGGACGCAGCCGCCAGGCAACTCATTGACGGCTACGCCGTGACGTACGTATCCCTCGACGGCTCTTACCGCAGGACAGATTTTGTGGACCGAAGTCGTTCTGCCCACCAATTGCGGGCACTAGCCTCCGGCAGAGCCTacaatatttctgtcttttcagtcAAACGCAACGTGAACAACAAGAACGATATCAGCAGGCCCGTCATGCTCACCACACGCACTA GACCGCGTACGGTGGAAGGCTTTGAGATCACGAACGTGACAGCCAGCACCATCACGGTGCAATGGGCTCTCCACCGGCTCAAGCACTCCACTGTCAGTAGGGTGCGTGTCTCCATCCGCCAGCCGGGGGACCTGGCAGACCGCACCGTGGAGCTGAACAGCAGCGTGGCCAAGTACACCTTCCT GGATCTGCAACCAGGAGAGAGGTACATCATCCATGTCACGACGCTGAGCGGCCTGGGGACGGAAGACCACCCCTCGGAGAGTCTGGCCACGGCCCCCTTCCATGTGTGGACAA ggcctctacccccccaaaacctcacCGCCTCCCGCGTCACCACCACCTCCGTGTCGATGGCGTGGGAGCAGCCGTCCACCGGCGCTGTAGAGGGGTACATCATCAACGTCACCACCGCTCAGAGTGTGAAGAGCCGCTACGTGCCCAATGGGAAGCTTGTGTCCTACACAGTGCGGGACCTGCTCCCTGGGCAGTGGTACCGCCTGTCCGTGACGGCTGTGCAGAACACAGAGCAAGGCCAAGTGCACAGTGAACCCATCCACCTCTACATCACCACCT TGCAGAGGGATGGGGCTCCGGAGAGACGGTGGAGCCAAGGTGGACACCCCCGGGTCCTGCGCAACAGGCTGCCCCCAGCTTTCCTGCCCGAGCTCCGCTTGCTAGCAGATCACGACACAGCTGAGGAGCCCTCACCAGCCCCCAG GTTCACCGAGCTGGTGGATGGCAGAGGGAGGATCAGCGCCAGGTTTGGCACTGCGCTGGGTAAATCCATCACTGTGAAGACAC AGCCGGAGGCTCCAGTGAAGCTGGAGAATGCGGAGGTGTCCAGCCAGGGCAGTCTGGCACTGCAGCTGCGCGAGGCAAAGAGCAAGA GTGAGGGGCAGAACTGCTCCACAAACCCCTGCAGGAACGGAGGCACCTGCGCCAGGGACGCCGAGTCCTACCACTGCGACTGCCGCCTGGGATTTAAGGGCCGGCTCTGCGAGCTGG CCTGCAAGAAGGTGCCACACTCGTGCACGCGGCTGTACTCGGAAACCAAGTCATTCCCCGTGTGGGAAGGAGGCACCTGCCACTACCT GTACAGGAGAGTCTACAAGGTACACCAGGACATCTGCTACAAGGAGAGCTGCGAGGGTACCGGTTCCGAGAAGACAACCAGCAG aaaaccAAGCAACAGTCACACACTGAAGAAGCCATAG
- the SNED1 gene encoding sushi, nidogen and EGF-like domain-containing protein 1 isoform X7, producing the protein MRGLAGWAVLVALGEWLWAGGVVPLADFYPFGPTQGDAATRKQDDGGSELRPLSLPFPFFGAGHTGLYVNNNGIISFLKEVSQFTPVAFPISKDRRVVAAFWADVDNRRAGDVYYRESTEQPILERASRDIAQYFPEFPGFSAQWVFIATWYRVTFFGGSSFTPVNTFQIVLITDGKLSFTIFNYESITWTTGMHASSGGDFAGLGGIAAQAGFNAGDGKRYFNIPGSRTDDIADVEMTTNVGIPGRWVFRIDDAQVQVGGCSNTTSVCLTLRPCLNGGKCIEDCITGNPSYTCSCLAGFTGKRCHVDVDECLSHPCQNGASCLNGAGNFSCRCLPGFRGTNCETEESPCESRVCQNGGRCKAVNGTAACLCQPGYTGVDCQTEVNECESSPCLNGGHCVDMVDNYTCVCLEPFVGQRCETDSSSCEDRSCRNRQTCNYIRPGRYICTCSPGYYGNNCQYGGPRVPGACLSHPCQNAGSCLETEQGYICECREGYTGQDCRDKLSDGCECRNGGSCLEGNVTICQCPPGFFGLLCEFEVTTTPCNMNTQCPDGGYCMEYGGSYLCVCHTDYSTNHTMPSPCDSEPCLNGGSCEVHDDSYTCECPRGFLGKHCEKAKPRLCSMGPCRNGGTCREADGEYHCTCPYRFTGKHCEIGKPDPCASGPCQNGGTCFHYIGKYKCDCPPGYAGRHCEIVPSACFLSPCENGATCEDLGGGYACMCPMGYVGKHCQSEVDCGVPSEVKHAQASFNSTKVGSLAEYQCELGYTLSQHNHPRVCRLPGVWSDPPECDEIDECLSQPCLNGGRCKDRIAEFLCLCEPGYSGHHCESDVDECQSEPCKNGGTCWDLPGSFTCYCPEGFVGTQCETEVDACESAPCRNGGECESYRGSYLCVCPEGFFGYHCEIASDPCFSSPCGSRGYCLPSNGTHSCTCKVSYTGKSCEKELLPPTSLKVERVEDTGVLISWHPPEDAAARQLIDGYAVTYVSLDGSYRRTDFVDRSRSAHQLRALASGRAYNISVFSVKRNVNNKNDISRPVMLTTRTRPRTVEGFEITNVTASTITVQWALHRLKHSTVSRVRVSIRQPGDLADRTVELNSSVAKYTFLDLQPGERYIIHVTTLSGLGTEDHPSESLATAPFHVWTRPLPPQNLTASRVTTTSVSMAWEQPSTGAVEGYIINVTTAQSVKSRYVPNGKLVSYTVRDLLPGQWYRLSVTAVQNTEQGQVHSEPIHLYITTLQRDGAPERRWSQGGHPRVLRNRLPPAFLPELRLLADHDTAEEPSPAPRFTELVDGRGRISARFGTALGKSITVKTQPEAPVKLENAEVSSQGSLALQLREAKSKSEGQNCSTNPCRNGGTCARDAESYHCDCRLGFKGRLCELAACKKVPHSCTRLYSETKSFPVWEGGTCHYLYRRVYKVHQDICYKESCEGTGSEKTTSRKPSNSHTLKKP; encoded by the exons GTGAACAACAATGGGATCATCTCATTCCTGAAGGAGGTGTCCCAGTTCACACCGGTGGCCTTCCCCATCTCCAAGGACCGGCGCGTGGTGGCTGCTTTCTGGGCTGATGTGGATAACCGGCGGGCGGGCGATGTGTATTACCGGGAGAGCACCGAGCAGCCCATCTTAGAGAGAGCAAGCAGGGACATCGCGCAGTATTTCCCCGAGTTCCCAGGGTTTTCCGCGCAGTGGGTCTTCATCGCCACCTGGTACCGAGTGACCTTCTTTGGGGGCAGTTCGTTTACACCG gtAAACACTTTCCAGATCGTTCTCATCACAGACGGCAAGCTCTCCTTCACCATCTTCAACTATGAGTCCATCACCTGGACCACGGGTATGCACGCCAGCAGTGGGGGGGACTTTGCTGGGCTCGGCGGCATCGCGGCGCAG GCAGGTTTTAACGCCGGTGATGGAAAGCGCTACTTCAACATCCCCGGATCCCGCACCGATGACATCGCTGACGTGGAGATGACGACAAATGTGGGTATCCCCGGGCGCTGGGTGTTCAGAATCGATGATGCCCAGGTGCAAGTGGGGGGCTGCAGCAATACAA CCTCTGTCTGCCTGACGCTGCGGCCCTGCCTGAATGGGGGGAAGTGTATCGAGGACTGCATCACGGGGAACCCCTCCTAcacctgctcctgcctggctggctTTACTGGGAAGAGGTGCCATGTTG ATGTGGACGAGTGTCTCTCCCACCCATGTCAGAACGGAGCCTCCTGCCTCAATGGTGCCGGCAACTTCAGCTGCAGGTGCCTGCCGGGCTTCAGAGGCACCAACTGCGAGACCG AAGAGTCGCCATGTGAGAGCAGGGTGTGCCAGAACGGCGGGAGGTGCAAGGCGGTGAACGGGACGGCAGCGTGCTTGTGCCAGCCGGGGTACACAGGGGTGGACTGCCAGACAG AGGTGAACGAGTGCGAGTCCAGCCCGTGCTTGAACGGTGGGCACTGTGTCGACATGGTTGATAACTACACCTGCGTGTGCCTGGAGCCCTTCGTGGGACAGCGCTGTGAGACAg ACTCATCTTCCTGCGAGGACCGGAGCTGCAGAAACCGGCAGACGTGCAACTACATCCGCCCTGGCCGCTACATCTGCACCTGCTCCCCGGGTTATTACGGCAACAACTGCCAGTACG GTGGGCCCCGTGTGCCCGGCGCCTGCCTCTCCCACCCATGCCAGAACGCGGGCAGCTGCCTGGAGACGGAGCAGGGCTACATCTGCGAATGCCGGGAGGGCTACACCGGGCAGGACTGTCGAGACA AACTCTCGGATGGCTGTGAGTGTCGCAATGGGGGCAGTTGTCTGGAGGGGAATGTCACCATCTGCCAATGCCCACCTGGGTTTTTTGGTCTCCTCTGTGAATTTG AAGTCACCACCACGCCGTGCAACATGAACACGCAGTGCCCGGATGGTGGGTACTGCATGGAGTATGGCGGGAGCTACCTCTGTGTCTGCCACACTGACTACAGCACCAACCACA CGATGCCATCCCCCTGTGACTCAGAGCCCTGCCTGAACGGGGGGTCCTGTGAGGTTCATGACGACTCGTATACCTGCGAGTGTCCTCGAGGCTTCCTTGGCAAGCACTGCGAGAAAG CCAAGCCACGGCTCTGCAGCATGGGGCCCTGTCGCAACGGGGGCACCTGCAGGGAGGCGGATGGCGAGTACCACTGCACCTGCCCCTACCGCTTCACCGGCAAGCACTGCGAGATCG GTAAGCCAGACCCCTGTGCCTCGGGGCCCTGCCAGAACGGGGGCACCTGCTTCCACTACATCGGCAAGTACAAGTGCGACTGTCCCCCAGGCTACGCTGGCCGGCACTGCGAGATTG TGCCCTCCGCGTGCTTCCTTAGCCCCTGTGAGAACGGCGCTACCTGCGAGGACCTTGGCGGGGGCTATGCTTGCATGTGCCCCATGGGCTATGTAGGGAAGCACTGCCAGTCTG AGGTCGACTGTGGCGTCCCCAGCGAGGTGAAGCATGCCCAGGCCTCTTTCAACTCCACCAAGGTGGGCTCGCTGGCTGAATACCAGTGTGAGCTGGGCTACACCCTCAGTCAGCACAACCACCCCCGTGTCTGCCGCTTGCCAGGCGTCTGGAGCGACCCCCCCGAATGCGATG AGATTGATGAGTGcctgtcccagccctgcctgaacGGTGGCCGGTGCAAGGACCGCATTGCCGAGTTCCTGTGCCTGTGTGAGCCAGGTTACAGCGGCCACCACTGCGAGTCGG ATGTTGATGAGTGCCAGTCAGAGCCCTGTAAGAATGGCGGGACCTGCTGGGACCTCCCTGGGTCCTTCACTTGCTACTGTCCCGAGGGCTTTGTGGGGACCCAGTGCGAGACAG aAGTGGACGCCTGCGAGTCAGCCCCTTGCCGAAATGGAGGAGAGTGCGAGAGCTACAGGGGCTCCTACCTCTGTGTGTGCCCAGAGGGTTTCTTCGGCTACCACTGCGAGATAG CCAGCGACCCGTGCTTCTCCAGTCCCTGCGGGAGCAGAGGCTACTGCCTGCCCAGCAATGGCACCCACAGCTGCACCTGCAAAGTCAGCTACACAGGCAAGAGCTGCGAAAAAG AATTGCTGCCACCAACCTCATTAAAGGTGGAAAGGGTGGAGGACACTGGTGTGTTGATTTCTTGGCACCCACCTGAGGACGCAGCCGCCAGGCAACTCATTGACGGCTACGCCGTGACGTACGTATCCCTCGACGGCTCTTACCGCAGGACAGATTTTGTGGACCGAAGTCGTTCTGCCCACCAATTGCGGGCACTAGCCTCCGGCAGAGCCTacaatatttctgtcttttcagtcAAACGCAACGTGAACAACAAGAACGATATCAGCAGGCCCGTCATGCTCACCACACGCACTA GACCGCGTACGGTGGAAGGCTTTGAGATCACGAACGTGACAGCCAGCACCATCACGGTGCAATGGGCTCTCCACCGGCTCAAGCACTCCACTGTCAGTAGGGTGCGTGTCTCCATCCGCCAGCCGGGGGACCTGGCAGACCGCACCGTGGAGCTGAACAGCAGCGTGGCCAAGTACACCTTCCT GGATCTGCAACCAGGAGAGAGGTACATCATCCATGTCACGACGCTGAGCGGCCTGGGGACGGAAGACCACCCCTCGGAGAGTCTGGCCACGGCCCCCTTCCATGTGTGGACAA ggcctctacccccccaaaacctcacCGCCTCCCGCGTCACCACCACCTCCGTGTCGATGGCGTGGGAGCAGCCGTCCACCGGCGCTGTAGAGGGGTACATCATCAACGTCACCACCGCTCAGAGTGTGAAGAGCCGCTACGTGCCCAATGGGAAGCTTGTGTCCTACACAGTGCGGGACCTGCTCCCTGGGCAGTGGTACCGCCTGTCCGTGACGGCTGTGCAGAACACAGAGCAAGGCCAAGTGCACAGTGAACCCATCCACCTCTACATCACCACCT TGCAGAGGGATGGGGCTCCGGAGAGACGGTGGAGCCAAGGTGGACACCCCCGGGTCCTGCGCAACAGGCTGCCCCCAGCTTTCCTGCCCGAGCTCCGCTTGCTAGCAGATCACGACACAGCTGAGGAGCCCTCACCAGCCCCCAG GTTCACCGAGCTGGTGGATGGCAGAGGGAGGATCAGCGCCAGGTTTGGCACTGCGCTGGGTAAATCCATCACTGTGAAGACAC AGCCGGAGGCTCCAGTGAAGCTGGAGAATGCGGAGGTGTCCAGCCAGGGCAGTCTGGCACTGCAGCTGCGCGAGGCAAAGAGCAAGA GTGAGGGGCAGAACTGCTCCACAAACCCCTGCAGGAACGGAGGCACCTGCGCCAGGGACGCCGAGTCCTACCACTGCGACTGCCGCCTGGGATTTAAGGGCCGGCTCTGCGAGCTGG CAGCCTGCAAGAAGGTGCCACACTCGTGCACGCGGCTGTACTCGGAAACCAAGTCATTCCCCGTGTGGGAAGGAGGCACCTGCCACTACCT GTACAGGAGAGTCTACAAGGTACACCAGGACATCTGCTACAAGGAGAGCTGCGAGGGTACCGGTTCCGAGAAGACAACCAGCAG aaaaccAAGCAACAGTCACACACTGAAGAAGCCATAG